The following proteins are co-located in the Phaeodactylum tricornutum CCAP 1055/1 chromosome 2, whole genome shotgun sequence genome:
- a CDS encoding predicted protein: MFSVGQLVNVESRTWPGINQPGGVGRITGLGRDRVSIKYVLDGRHEKEVDIQYVHAQEQLSSRSLRNRSMLLGRCRNCGSLRRDCGSCDMLHAVQNDRSILASETVGPMEEPMLLQTSVESDDSLDRIDMGLKKRFRKFRKLKAMARRLQESSSDNDSKSTATSQLHSGKRTQARYKTDVSEESTASNDEDDNVLLEQFIAPKTPPLRRYRPRFRHGKLSCGRWARKANTGKAKKRKVSMIEYLEHDEKDNRSESNFDGEHVFQLSFASAEIDGSSSEDSVVDANLSLSHGKETEENVSDLDESILSRDHVENTESDFIQPEGDADELPRDVEDQTGKVPFERLPFFFDEKANVLEKERIPEAGAKIFELERRWSRAETMEEKETVLCECKSLRNEMIEALIRNGSDQCQTALRKLSSRRLYKRHRSMLSSKERDEFRSSAMDIRDMICDALCNSIERLIIRIRQLSRVATMDLDNRVDLEFSEDCEGDDCWTSREELPLERSSIASDTIEHKLERMLEPCDPHMHARFKRRKRHRGKIRPSNVELWERKGDRHPHGVPWKPAVNSGEGGMRSDQNHPQNIYESAIYSTRGDVKYVPTSVDKFHNPLQNDTNREKKRSKGQNGALSPSRFWNDERNYKERANAISRMEHFIEANSTFDSSTSSDGICQNFRKKRSLQAKESFKMRNATKDTVVVPGVGQAALPTYEPRTDLYRALGEHGGNSALIEHEDLQVDKADISLVCEMLCGSCSYEKESSLLKKLLGTVRGGSFDTSVYGSLVFTVLLEKLRSNGSPVLQELLAKRSQKFGVHCQLLSTILELLRMKANSGLDSGGVVYEIFAPGKSNCLVKWIVLQLVEAVLSLVHPRAWSLKHIDTKKSLRELEVLRAALAEHCHVLDRACRCIMEELQPQQWRCDLESRFPFVSSIDPDSWRLFLHDGLLSPATTIGRFHILGEWLPRREVEGMWCALAFFAAQKSSVPIQGSFCWKLLSRLVSCGIIGDIDQEEEKLPPCSDQLDTCTRDLQAAAMLILSGSMDGTRSEDSFVTTFIRRALMLKATELFYCEDARLLMLPSATDLTGDKRTLRTLWSQCDTNGQKVCFSNCKTTDCGGDWDRTSSILFLGRDLVQPLSVLLKACLYLLASWSSKVSMHKSRRKRFAMAFSVLVKRLISDANNSNYIETPKRSTKTTILFEEAFSSACPSKYGLGSARRSIFLLESAGYINMSVSFAASLEVDSTTNTRDSLTCWKIELCQQSWTTIADFCMKERQTHILRGRIGAHNAEHVDDPCRLLAAAKLCSHVALTLLGFLPLKTDLCTSTMQRGKVFSDFQALMASVKYLISCMLACVDCACDIRENAEIVATVTTNLSLVLRGVAISFHRYSEKSESSAASDSAFLHMLIPTFQKGFVMLSGASFCGPEEDLCLMSLLLVLRQVLLLSFGKNSDSETLPSSTDRVHNDLWGGIDDSALTKFQEGLGLFPNPIGVDSGEICALLIGAISSSKPSTRFKIISAVSGMSTHGKMLVTRHVRELAVCLAHFVAASDTTGPQSAQGHVALFLSRPQVPAGFAAETNADAEFFDDVARMIVDELLRLVETSTTVAVFVREHKEIIAHHLFLFVLDPTIIKKVPSSNLSRFEANSNFDSAAKEYGRYKEWLRGNEGSLRVSVDYVWKACVGFGKCLQHGDSETSHTWAKLGKCLQNFDIDFDDSSALGLKPSLEAEFLRRLRLFRVVVTTFLEKPCVNSEITALVTFVIATASNHLYRLLCSLKRKLPCEGETGTYDFAQSVELFLVFAEFMIALLAWIASKCVPTNQGLTELLYSVSNHFLVPLLLKNDFDVEVGLQAVVTAARQPMSTSSKIPQIAPGSSAICPWREDLQKMVVRRSREWIRAIAEDRNAGVSKLSSLHLALVQAAVKDSNEAAVLFGVALSPIVGLPRPTEASVGVFPKAVFQYFDNLEITFPPNLTELKSITDLMKHTLTSLLPNLTFDRVALGEKMGALVVIRYVLDSMHEEEMIPVIPTGVDQSFLCFLVDRLLGSMRGVLLKETVDDALVAEIYHTSLSIFKLPAASTCDRDACSAVGWLLDWCRMVDYSVRDEGEANSETLVEAKYLLGFADWMICFSKRIQDGTIEPYRQALRVLNLTVSDRRSWPDPSHKLFQASDILFPSREAKSSITNVYAISQKAKVKSQSFKPWEPGEVV; the protein is encoded by the exons ATGTTTTCTGTGGGTCAGCTAGTTAACGTGGAATCCCGGACATGGCCTGGAATCAACCAGCCCGGTGGCGTTGGGCGTATCACTGGATTGGGGCGTGATCGGGTTAGCATCAAATACGTGCTTGATGGGCGCCACGAAAAAGAGGTTGATATCCAATACGTTCACGCCCAAGAGCAGCTATCGTCGAGGAGTCTGCGTAATCGCTCTATGCTCTTGGGTCGTTGTCGCAATTGCGGTTCCCTCAGGAGAGATTGTGGATCGTGCGATATGTTGCACGCCGTGCAGAACGATAGGAGTATCTTGGCTAGCGAAACGGTGGGTCCAATGGAAGAACCAATGCTTTTACAGACTTCCGTCGAGTCTGACGATAGCTTGGACCGCATAGACATGGGCTTAAAGAAACGCTTTCGCAAATTTCGGAAACTCAAAGCGATGGCTCGACGTCTCCAAGAATCGTCAAGCGACAACGATAGCAAGTCTACAGCAACCAGTCAATTACATTCTGGAAAACGCACACAGGCGCGCTACAAAACTGATGTGTCAGAGGAATCGACTGCCTCTaatgacgaggacgacaatgTCCTTCTTGAGCAATTTATAGCACCAAAAACACCACCACTGAGGCGGTACAGACCGAGGTTTCGACATGGAAAATTGAGCTGTGGCCGCTGGGCACGAAAAGCCAACACCGGGAAAGCCAAAAAGCGAAAAGTCAGCATGATTGAGTATTTGGAGCATGATGAAAAGGACAATCGATCTGAATCAAATTTCGACGGAGAACATGTCTTTCAGCTCTCGTTTGCTTCCGCGGAAATCGACGGCTCTAGCAGTGAAGACTCTGTGGTCGATGCGAACCTTTCGCTATCACATGGAAAGGAGACAGAAGAGAATGTTTCagatttggacgaatcgATTCTGTCACGCGACCACGTTGAAAATACAGAAAGTGATTTTATTCAGCCGGAAGGGGACGCCGACGAGCTTCCCCGCGATGTCGAAGATCAAACTGGCAAAGTGCCATTTGAGAGGCTCCCGTTTTTCTTTGATGAAAAAGCAAatgtcttggaaaaggaaaggaTACCTGAGGCTGGAGCGAAGATTTTTGAATTGGAAAGGCGATGGTCTCGAGCAGAAACAATGGAGGAGAAAGAGACAGTATTGTGTGAATG CAAGAGCCTTCGCAATGAGATGATTGAGGCATTGATTCGGAACGGATCTGATCAATGCCAGACTGCCTTACGGAAACTTTCGAGTCGGCGACTTTATAAAAGACACAGATCAATGCTAAGTTCGAAAGAAAGAGATGAGTTTCGATCTTCCGCAATGGATATTCGTGACATGATCTGCGATGCACTTTGCAACTCCATTGAACGTCTAATAATTAGGATTCGCCAACTAAGTCGAGTTGCTACTATGGATTTGGACAATCGCGTGGATTTAGAATTTTCAGAGGACTGTGAAGGAGATGATTGCTGGACCAGTCGTGAGGAATTACCCCTTGAACGCTCTTCAATCGCCAGCGACACTATAGAGCATAAACTTGAAAGAATGCTAGAACCGTGCGATCCTCATATGCATGCAAGATTCAAGCGAAGAAAGCGCCATCGCGGAAAAATTCGCCCTTCCAATGTTGAGCTCTGGGAAAGGAAGGGCGACAGACATCCTCACGGCGTACCATGGAAGCCTGCCGTTAACTCGGGAGAAGGAGGAATGAGATCAGACCAGAATCACCCACAAAATATCTACGAATCTGCCATATACTCTACGCGCGGCGACGTAAAATATGTTCCTACTTCTGTGGATAAGTTCCACAATCCTCTACAAAATGATACAAACCGCGAGAAGAAACGATCGAAAGGACAGAACGGAGCGCTGTCTCCTTCGCGTTTCTGGAACGATGAGAGAAACTACAAGGAAAGGGCAAACGCAATTTCGAGAATGGAACATTTTATAGAGGCGAATTCTACTTTCGATAGCAGTACTTCTTCCGATGGAATCTGCCagaattttcgaaagaaacGTAGCCTTCAAGCCAAAGAATCTTTTAAGATGAGGAATGCAACCAAGGATACTGTAGTGGTACCCGGTGTAGGACAGGCAGCCTTACCAACATATGAGCCTCGAACTGATCTTTATCGTGCTCTCGGGGAGCACGGTGGCAACAGCGCACTTATCGAACATGAGGATCTCCAGGTAGACAAGGCCGATATTTCCTTAGTCTGTGAGATGCTCTGTGGGAGCTGCTCTTACGAAAAGGAAAGCTCACTTTTGAAAAAACTACTGGGCACAGTTCGTGGTGGTAGCTTCGACACTTCAGTTTATGGTTCCTTAGTGTTTACTGTTTTACTTGAGAAATTACGCTCAAATGGTAGTCCTGTACTTCAGGAATTACTCGCGAAACGAAGCCAGAAATTCGGCGTTCACTGCCAGCTTCTTTCTACAATTCTTGAGCTACTTCGAATGAAGGCCAATTCTGGGTTGGATTCAGGAGGAGTCGTGTACGAAATTTTTGCCCCCGGAAAAAGCAATTGTCTAGTGAAATGGATTGTGTTACAACTTGTTGAGGCTGTCCTTTCACTTGTTCATCCAAGGGCGTGGTCTCTGAAACATATCGACACAAAGAAATCGCTGCGCGAGTTAGAAGTGTTGAGAGCTGCCTTGGCAGAGCACTGTCACGTCCTGGATCGAGCCTGTCGCTGTATCATGGAGGAATTACAACCGCAGCAATGGCGATGTGATTTAGAAAGCCGATTCCCTTTTGTCTCTTCTATCGACCCAGACTCGTGGCGACTTTTCTTGCATGATGGTTTACTTTCTCCGGCTACGACGATTGGTCGATTTCACATTTTAGGTGAGTGGCTTCCACGTAGAGAAGTGGAGGGGATGTGGTGTGCACTTGCTTTTTTTGCTGCGCAAAAATCTTCTGTTCCAATTCAGGGTAGCTTTTGCTGGAAACTTTTATCGAGATTAGTTTCTTGTGGAATAATTGGAGACATTGACCAAGAGGAAGAGAAATTACCGCCATGCAGCGACCAGCTTGACACTTGTACTAGAGACTTACAAGCGGCCGCGATGTTGATTCTCTCTGGATCAATGGACGGAACGCGATCTGAGGATTCTTTTGTCACTACTTTTATACGAAGAGCCTTGATGCTAAAAGCAACTGAGTTGTTTTACTGCGAGGATGCGAGACTTTTGATGCTTCCTTCGGCTACTGACCTTACAGGCGATAAGCGGACGCTGCGAACGCTTTGGTCTCAGTGCGATACAAACGGACAAAAAGTGTGCTTCTCGAATTGCAAAACCACTGACTGTGGAGGAGATTGGGATCGCACATCATCGATCTTATTTTTGGGGCGTGATCTCGTACAGCCCCTGTCCGTCCTGCTGAAAGCTTGTTTGTATTTGCTAGCCTCCTGGAGCAGCAAGGTTTCAATGCACAAGTCCCGGCGGAAGCGCTTCGCGATGGCATTCTCTGTACTCGTGAAGCGACTTATCAGTGATGCGAATAACAGCAACTATATTGAAACACCAAAAcgatcgacaaagacaacaaTTTTGTTCGAGGAAGCCTTTTCCTCTGCATGTCCGTCAAAGTATGGACTAGGTTCAGCACGACGATCAATCTTTTTGCTTGAAAGCGCCGGATATATAAACATGAGTGTTTCATTTGCAGCGTCTCTCGAGGTGGATTCTACAACAAACACAAGGGACTCACTGACCTGCTGGAAAATAGAGCTCTGCCAACAAAGTTGGACTACTATCGCTGATTTTTGTATGAAAGAACGCCAAACGCATATTTTGcgtggaagaattggagCTCACAATGCTGAGCACGTAGATGACCCCTGTCGATTGCTAGCCGCCGCTAAACTTTGTTCGCACGTCGCCTTGACTCTCCTTGGCTTTCTTCCTTTAAAGACTGACTTGTGTACCTCCACTATGCAACGGGGGAAAGTGTTTTCGGATTTTCAAGCACTCATGGCCTCCGTGAAGTATCTTATCTCATGCATGCTAGCGTGCGTTGATTGTGCCTGTGACATTCGTGAAAACGCTGAAATTGTGGCCACAGTCACAACGAATCTTTCACTTGTTTTGCGGGGTGTTGCAATTTCGTTTCACAGGTATTCTGAGAAATCTGAGTCAAGTGCTGCTTCTGATAGTGCTTTTCTACACATGCTGATTCCAACATTTCAGAAGGGCTTCGTCATGCTTTCAGGAGCATCCTTCTGCGGCCCCGAGGAAGATCTTTGCTTGATGTCACTGCTTCTTGTTCTACGGCAGGTATTGCTATtgtcttttggaaaaaacAGCGACTCTGAAACATTACCTTCTAGCACAGACCGCGTACACAATGACCTCTGGGGCGGAATTGACGATTCAGCCTTAACTAAATTCCAAGAAGGTTTGGGCTTGTTTCCAAACCCCATCGGCGTGGATTCGGGGGAAATCTGTGCCCTTCTGATCGGCGCGATCAGTAGCTCGAAGCCATCGACAAGATTTAAAATCATTTCAGCAGTTTCTGGGATGAGCACGCATGGGAAAATGCTGGTGACTCGCCATGTTAGGGAGCTGGCAGTTTGTCTGGCACACTTCGTGGCTGCTAGCGATACCACTGGACCGCAGTCTGCTCAAGGCCACGTTGCTTTATTTTTGAGCCGCCCGCAGGTGCCAGCAGGCTTTGCGGCTGAGACCAATGCTGACGCTGAGTTTTTCGATGATGTGGCACGGATGATCGTCGACGAGTTGCTCCGTCTCGTGGAAACGTCTACAACCGTAGCTGTATTTGTGCGCGAACACAAGGAAATTATTGCGCACCACTTGTTTTTGTTCGTCCTCGATCCAACAATAATTAAAAAAGTTCCCAGTTCGAACCTCTCGAGGTTTGAAGCTAACAGCAATTTTGATAGTGCCGCAAAAGAATACGGGCGATACAAGGAATGGCTCCGAGGGAACGAGGGCTCCTTGCGGGTTTCGGTAGATTACGTATGGAAGGCATGCGTCGGATTCGGCAAGTGCTTGCAACATGGAGATAGTGAGACATCGCATACATGGGCAAAACTCGGAAAGTGcttgcaaaattttgatATCGATTTCGACGACTCGTCAGCACTCGGATTGAAACCATCACTTGAAGCAGAATTTCTGCGCCGACTCCGCTTATTCCGTGTAGTCGTCACTACATTCTTGGAAAAGCCATGCGTCAACTCTGAAATTACTGCGCTTGTCACGTTCGTCATCGCAACGGCCTCCAACCATTTATATCGTCTCCTTTGCTCATTGAAAAGGAAATTACCTTGTGAGGGTGAAACGGGGACTTATGACTTCGCTCAATCCGTGGAGCTTTTCCTAGTATTTGCTGAGTTTATGATCGCATTGCTTGCCTGGATAGCCTCAAAATGTGTCCCCACCAATCAAGGTCTCACTGAGCTCCTCTATTCGGTCTCAAACCATTTTCTTGTTCCTTTACTTCTAAAGAATGATTTCGACGTGGAAGTAGGTCTGCAAGCGGTGGTTACAGCGGCTCGACAACCGATGTCGACGAGCAGCAAGATTCCGCAGATTGCTCCAGGCTCATCAGCGATATGTCCTTGGCGAGAAGATCTTCAGAAAATGGTGGTGCGACGAAGCCGTGAGTGGATTAGAGCGATTGCTGAAGATCGAAATGCAGGGGTCAGTAAATTGTCTAGCCTGCATTTGGCACTCGTGCAGGCTGCGGTTAAGGACAGCAATGAAGCAGCCGTTCTCTTCGGTGTCGCTCTGTCTCCGATCGTTGGTTTGCCAAGACCTACGGAGGCGTCTGTGGGAGTTTTCCCGAAAGCGGTGTTCCAATACTTTGACAACCTGGAAATTACATTTCCTCCCAATTTAACAGAATTGAAATCGATTACCGATCTGATGAAGCATACGTTAAcgagtcttcttccaaatttgACCTTTGATCGAGTTGCGTTGGGAGAGAAGATGGGCGCTCTTGTAGTTATTCGATATGTCCTGGATTCAATGCATGAGGAGGAAATGATTCCTGTCATACCAACTGGGGTTGATCAATCCTTTCTTTGTTTTTTAGTCGATCGTCTCTTAGGTTCAATGCGCGGAGTTCTTTTGAAGGAGACAGTGGACGACGCTTTAGTTGCTGAAATCTACCACACAAGCCTGTCGATTTTTAAACTTCCTGCAGCCAGTACATGTGATAGAGACGCCTGCAGCGCGGTAGGTTGGTTGTTGGATTGGTGTCGAATGGTTGATTATTCAGTTCGAGACGAGGGAGAAGCCAATTCCGAAACGCTAGTGGAAGCCAAATACCTGCTTGGGTTTGCGGATTGGATGATTTGCTTCAGCAAGCGTATACAAGACGGGACGATCGAGCCGTATCGCCAGGCCTTGCGGGTATTGaatcttacagttagtgacAGACGAAGCTGGCCAGATCCATCACACAAGCTGTTCCAAGCATCAGATATTCTATTTCCGAGTCGGGAAGCGAAATCTTCAATCACAAATGTTTACGCAATTTCGCAGAAGGCGAAGGTAAAAAGCCAATCCTTCAAACCTTGGGAACCAGGCGAGGTG GTTTAG